In Paenibacillus hexagrammi, the following are encoded in one genomic region:
- a CDS encoding response regulator transcription factor, which produces MLKIVIVDDDKTIRAGIHAILDGLDRGYEIDSRASDGKAALERVIEWKPDLLITDIKMPVMDGIKLVHTISEMKLPVKTIVISGYDELPYVKECLKAGVRDYLLKPLNKRDLVEQLDRMESAKHIESLRAQQLENLKRSAKESRFLRKERLLWDLVVNRFQDPHALVQRVSEFGLNEAASFIIAVIKLDKSDAKQSLSSLDWEQWIYTLSGEISWLESWHFSMQNEQMTILAPLDSARSDVDPTPFTWFSEQMKLYTASAFTTGISQTFQQLSYSPLAYQEAYSCLQRAFYEGTGKIYMYSKDEPSLYSQFQELDIIEYTQSLFQAIDAPNASKALAILNSMITRLADNRVEPSQFKGGLTNQVRKLYVLHPEVASAAVKEPRFDLLSIIEHAVTVQTLKEQLNEGLHGLILLMQEEQLKKDNRIIMKSKEIIQKNYQHNITLQTVAAQVNLNPNYFSNYFKQETGRNFLEYLLEVRIQAAKKLLAEPDVKVYEVGYLVGYENPSSFNRAFKNVTGTTPSEYRKTRNLIGPSELQIDC; this is translated from the coding sequence ATGCTGAAAATTGTAATCGTTGACGATGACAAAACAATTCGTGCAGGCATTCATGCCATCCTCGATGGCTTGGATCGAGGGTATGAGATCGATTCTAGGGCTTCCGATGGTAAAGCGGCTCTCGAACGCGTTATCGAATGGAAGCCAGACCTCCTGATTACCGATATCAAGATGCCCGTTATGGACGGAATTAAACTAGTCCACACGATTTCGGAGATGAAACTCCCCGTCAAGACCATCGTGATCAGCGGCTATGATGAGTTGCCATATGTCAAAGAATGCTTAAAGGCCGGCGTTCGGGATTATTTGTTAAAACCTCTGAATAAGCGCGATTTGGTTGAACAATTGGACCGTATGGAGTCGGCTAAACATATTGAAAGCTTGCGGGCTCAACAGCTAGAAAATCTCAAGCGAAGCGCAAAAGAAAGCCGCTTTTTAAGAAAAGAGCGTTTGCTCTGGGATTTGGTCGTTAATCGCTTTCAAGATCCACATGCTCTTGTGCAGCGCGTATCCGAATTTGGATTGAATGAAGCAGCTTCATTTATCATTGCTGTTATCAAGCTGGATAAGAGCGATGCGAAGCAAAGTCTCTCTTCCTTGGATTGGGAGCAATGGATTTATACTTTATCTGGGGAAATTTCATGGCTTGAAAGTTGGCACTTTAGTATGCAAAATGAACAAATGACGATTCTTGCTCCTCTTGATTCTGCACGAAGCGATGTCGATCCAACTCCTTTTACATGGTTTTCGGAACAGATGAAGTTGTATACCGCCTCCGCTTTTACTACTGGCATAAGTCAAACTTTTCAGCAGCTGAGTTATTCCCCTCTGGCTTATCAAGAAGCGTACTCTTGTTTACAACGAGCATTTTATGAAGGTACCGGAAAAATTTATATGTACAGCAAGGATGAGCCTTCCCTTTATAGCCAGTTTCAGGAGCTAGACATTATCGAATATACTCAGTCGTTATTTCAAGCGATTGATGCGCCCAATGCTTCAAAAGCCCTAGCTATACTAAACAGTATGATTACAAGGCTAGCGGATAATCGGGTAGAACCATCCCAGTTTAAGGGAGGGTTAACGAATCAAGTGCGCAAGCTTTATGTGCTGCATCCAGAAGTTGCTTCGGCCGCAGTGAAAGAGCCCCGCTTTGATTTGCTGTCTATCATCGAACACGCTGTAACGGTTCAAACCTTGAAAGAGCAACTGAATGAGGGTTTGCATGGACTTATTCTTCTTATGCAGGAGGAACAGCTTAAGAAAGATAATCGAATCATCATGAAATCCAAAGAAATCATTCAGAAGAATTATCAGCACAACATCACGCTTCAAACTGTTGCCGCTCAGGTCAATCTGAATCCGAACTATTTTAGTAACTATTTTAAACAAGAGACCGGGAGGAATTTCCTAGAGTATTTGCTTGAGGTCCGTATTCAAGCCGCAAAAAAGCTGCTTGCGGAACCGGATGTCAAAGTATACGAGGTCGGCTATTTAGTTGGATACGAAAATCCCAGTTCTTTTAACCGTGCTTTCAAGAATGTAACGGGCACTACACCCAGCGAATATAGAAAGACGCGAAATCTGATTGGACCGTCGGAATTACAGATTGATTGCTAG
- a CDS encoding sensor histidine kinase, whose product MIHLHDPHAGSTRCKYLHFRNFPIAVKLYTGFFFVFAIMIALSWMTYSNFKTDKQKNTLDVVQRLNSQTVNKMDETVNSLIAMTKVPMIWENGAHSKLFNYIDESNRTGHFDFNFQYALSNEASKYMITNKNVESFVIYNRNGVGIMYIEGKWITDPNVHESNAKTWYDASLRDYKTPIIFPSYRVDNTSVPSKPYYLFGVSRGIYKLESAETIGVVMVTSRMDYLLQLGEEMKSVNNNRVLLLDEKNRIMADKDTANIGKPVSPIIAAKLEDRSSEMSKEIKLDGVTYLFSYATSQLTGWTVVNMIPLNELYKNINHLAMTTFLTTASLLLIMIVFTVFFSRSIVKPVQKLIRLMRLVENGDFNKEITLPQEDEIGQLARTFNHMSGRIQHLINEISLEKITQKEMELQMLKSQINPHFLYNTLESIRMVAESRKAPDAADMAFSLGQLLRYSIGHISDLVSVREEIYHLEQYMLLQKVRFDDVFTISLDIREEMMDMGMLKIILQPLVENAIYHGISNRSSGGIVEVRGYSDGDNLIFEVCDNGQGMAEETAAALNRSFRDPKIRGTGIGLYNVNKRIQLFYGSKYGLEIISTLGVGTNIMVCIPIR is encoded by the coding sequence ATGATCCACCTTCATGATCCTCATGCAGGATCCACTCGATGTAAATACCTGCATTTTCGGAATTTCCCCATTGCGGTCAAGCTGTATACCGGCTTTTTTTTCGTTTTCGCCATTATGATCGCGCTTTCATGGATGACATATTCAAATTTCAAGACAGATAAGCAGAAGAATACGCTGGACGTGGTTCAGCGCTTGAACTCACAGACAGTTAACAAAATGGATGAAACAGTAAACAGTTTGATCGCCATGACGAAGGTTCCGATGATTTGGGAAAATGGAGCTCACTCCAAGCTTTTTAATTATATCGATGAATCGAATCGGACGGGACACTTTGATTTCAATTTTCAATATGCCCTTTCGAATGAAGCGAGTAAGTATATGATTACCAATAAGAACGTGGAATCTTTTGTCATCTATAATCGCAATGGAGTTGGAATCATGTACATTGAAGGAAAATGGATCACGGATCCCAACGTACATGAATCAAATGCAAAGACTTGGTATGATGCCTCTTTGCGTGATTATAAAACTCCAATTATTTTCCCGTCCTATCGGGTTGACAACACGTCGGTCCCTTCCAAGCCTTATTACTTATTTGGTGTTTCCAGAGGCATTTACAAGCTGGAATCCGCTGAAACCATAGGCGTTGTGATGGTTACTAGCCGCATGGACTATTTGCTGCAGTTGGGTGAAGAAATGAAGAGTGTGAACAATAACAGGGTTCTGCTGCTCGATGAAAAGAATCGGATTATGGCTGACAAGGATACAGCAAATATCGGAAAGCCCGTCTCCCCCATCATAGCTGCTAAGCTTGAGGATCGTTCCAGCGAAATGTCTAAAGAAATTAAGCTGGATGGCGTTACTTATTTATTTAGTTATGCCACTTCGCAGCTTACCGGATGGACGGTTGTGAATATGATTCCTTTGAACGAATTGTACAAGAACATTAATCACTTGGCAATGACGACCTTCTTAACCACAGCATCGCTGCTTTTGATCATGATCGTATTCACTGTCTTCTTCTCAAGAAGTATTGTCAAGCCAGTTCAAAAACTGATTCGCTTAATGAGATTGGTAGAAAACGGTGACTTCAACAAGGAAATTACGTTGCCGCAAGAAGATGAGATTGGCCAGTTAGCCCGTACCTTTAACCATATGTCTGGCAGAATCCAACACCTAATTAATGAAATTTCATTGGAGAAGATTACTCAAAAAGAGATGGAGCTTCAGATGTTAAAATCGCAAATAAATCCTCATTTTCTGTACAACACATTGGAATCGATACGAATGGTTGCGGAGTCGCGTAAGGCTCCAGATGCCGCAGATATGGCTTTCTCTTTAGGTCAGCTTTTGAGGTACAGCATTGGCCATATAAGTGATCTAGTATCCGTCCGGGAAGAAATTTATCATTTGGAGCAGTACATGTTGTTGCAAAAAGTCCGATTCGATGACGTTTTTACGATCTCCTTGGATATTCGCGAGGAAATGATGGATATGGGCATGTTGAAAATTATTTTGCAGCCCCTTGTTGAAAATGCGATTTATCATGGAATAAGTAATCGTTCGAGCGGTGGGATTGTCGAGGTAAGAGGATATAGCGATGGCGATAACCTGATCTTTGAGGTCTGCGATAACGGCCAAGGCATGGCTGAAGAAACAGCGGCCGCTTTGAATCGATCTTTCCGAGATCCTAAAATTAGGGGGACGGGAATCGGTTTGTACAACGTAAATAAACGCATTCAACTCTTTTATGGAAGCAAATATGGGCTTGAAATCATCAGTACCCTTGGAGTGGGGACAAATATCATGGTGTGCATTCCTATCCGTTGA
- a CDS encoding ABC transporter substrate-binding protein, translated as MEASKGDDVLKTQIAANELPDIMFVPNGLGITRKDYPTYFVPIDELGYTKDNFWYYDNGTGPDKKLYTLSIGVNYQGFIYNKNAFKSAGIDKTPTTMDEFLADAEKLKAKGITPVASNFKDIWPLGNYADGAYSNDLTGLKNYQNTLLTKDLFNSDPGGLLDGIKFLKNLSDKGYLEKDLMSTNWDASKRDLAQGKVGMMFLGTWLPSQIVQNGAKPEDLGMFPVPGAKALVGSADIMYGVTKNSKHPDVAKAFVKFMWDNGNMPKRVGMIPANKDYQADQPFLKELFAYNLPIVEWEALTPEYQELINKAQIDTKKAAQEYVLSKNPQEVVDKYNKMWNDARTALGK; from the coding sequence GTGGAAGCCAGTAAAGGCGATGATGTGTTGAAAACGCAAATCGCAGCGAATGAACTGCCTGATATTATGTTTGTCCCGAACGGATTGGGCATAACTAGAAAAGATTATCCTACCTACTTCGTGCCTATTGACGAACTCGGTTATACGAAAGATAACTTCTGGTATTACGATAATGGAACAGGACCTGATAAAAAGCTCTACACGCTTTCGATCGGGGTAAACTACCAAGGCTTTATCTACAATAAAAACGCTTTCAAATCAGCTGGAATTGATAAAACACCAACAACCATGGATGAATTCTTGGCTGACGCAGAGAAATTGAAGGCCAAAGGCATTACACCGGTTGCCTCCAACTTTAAAGATATTTGGCCGCTTGGCAACTATGCGGATGGAGCCTACTCCAATGATCTTACCGGATTGAAAAACTATCAAAATACATTGCTTACAAAAGATCTCTTTAACAGCGACCCCGGCGGACTGTTGGACGGAATTAAATTCCTTAAAAATCTTTCAGACAAAGGCTATCTGGAAAAAGATCTGATGTCCACCAATTGGGATGCATCTAAACGTGATTTGGCCCAAGGAAAAGTTGGCATGATGTTCTTAGGCACTTGGCTTCCATCGCAGATCGTGCAAAATGGCGCGAAGCCGGAAGATCTCGGCATGTTTCCTGTACCGGGAGCTAAAGCGTTGGTCGGTTCTGCAGATATCATGTACGGTGTAACGAAAAACTCGAAGCATCCGGATGTTGCTAAAGCGTTCGTTAAATTCATGTGGGACAATGGCAATATGCCGAAAAGAGTGGGCATGATACCTGCGAATAAAGACTACCAAGCGGATCAGCCTTTCTTGAAAGAATTGTTCGCCTACAACCTTCCAATCGTTGAGTGGGAAGCTCTAACCCCTGAATATCAAGAATTGATCAACAAGGCTCAAATCGATACAAAGAAAGCAGCACAAGAATACGTCCTATCCAAAAACCCGCAAGAAGTGGTTGATAAGTATAATAAAATGTGGAATGATGCGCGCACAGCGCTTGGCAAATAA
- a CDS encoding carbohydrate ABC transporter permease: protein MMQNMNDNLERRLTIVLFLALPLIVLLVFSYYPAVKLFQISLTDWDGLKPTYNFIGLANYKEIISQNTAWKTLVNNLAYVIISVIQTFLGLYFAILLDSNIRAKRFFRSFLFMPYILNGVAVAYMFSYLYNFEDGPINILLRSIGLGDYSIHFLSNTWSANMSLAFMGLWQNTGLAMVIFLGALQSIPKDLYESASMDGANFFDKVRFITIPSMKLVVQINLFLSLNGALQAFFQPFIMTKGGPGDRTQTFASMAYYTAFNFHNFGLASALGIFLLAIVLIVLLIQNIVIRGGGEES, encoded by the coding sequence ATGATGCAGAATATGAACGATAACCTAGAGAGAAGACTGACGATTGTTTTATTCCTGGCACTTCCTCTCATCGTACTGCTCGTTTTTTCCTATTATCCTGCAGTGAAATTGTTCCAGATTAGTTTAACGGATTGGGATGGTCTAAAGCCTACATATAATTTCATTGGATTGGCAAATTACAAAGAGATTATCAGTCAAAATACCGCTTGGAAAACGTTGGTAAACAACTTGGCTTACGTCATCATATCGGTAATCCAAACATTTCTCGGTTTGTATTTCGCAATTTTGCTGGATTCCAATATTCGGGCAAAGCGCTTCTTTCGTTCTTTTCTTTTCATGCCTTACATTTTGAACGGAGTCGCAGTTGCGTATATGTTCAGTTATTTGTATAACTTTGAAGATGGACCGATCAATATTCTATTGAGGTCGATTGGTCTAGGAGACTATTCCATTCACTTCTTGTCCAACACGTGGTCTGCCAACATGTCGCTAGCGTTCATGGGGTTATGGCAAAACACAGGCTTAGCCATGGTAATTTTTCTCGGAGCGCTGCAATCGATCCCGAAAGATTTGTACGAATCAGCGAGTATGGATGGGGCGAATTTTTTCGATAAAGTGCGCTTTATTACCATTCCAAGCATGAAATTAGTCGTACAAATTAATTTGTTCTTAAGCTTAAACGGCGCCTTGCAGGCCTTTTTCCAGCCTTTTATTATGACTAAAGGCGGTCCAGGCGACCGCACGCAAACTTTTGCTTCCATGGCGTATTACACAGCCTTTAATTTTCACAACTTCGGATTAGCTTCCGCACTGGGAATCTTCCTCCTGGCTATTGTTCTTATCGTGCTTCTCATTCAGAATATTGTGATTCGCGGGGGAGGTGAAGAGTCGTGA
- a CDS encoding carbohydrate ABC transporter permease, producing the protein MKRRYFESGLVVNHPVLRLFNYSLLLLFVIMVVTPILIVFLASFKSNQEYMYSHVWDLPKSFLNFENFSIYWKRGKMLLGFKNVGILILVALFTSIFMGTMVAFVVTRFQFRFRKLLLGMYVFAAVLPSTTTAIATFTIIKSLHLYNTLTAGLVLYSAAGVLDIYMFMQFMYKIPTELDQSARVEGASYWRVYWSLILPLMRPAIATISILKVVGIYNDFFVPTVYMPSSKLSTITSGLMLFTQDRLSQWNVLSAGIIAVLLPTLIIYLLAQRFIISGVTDGAVKS; encoded by the coding sequence GTGAAGCGTCGATATTTCGAATCAGGCCTTGTCGTAAATCACCCGGTGCTCCGCTTATTTAATTATTCGCTCCTGCTGCTCTTCGTGATCATGGTGGTCACCCCGATATTGATTGTGTTTCTAGCTTCTTTTAAGTCCAATCAAGAATATATGTATTCCCATGTCTGGGATTTGCCCAAAAGCTTCTTGAATTTCGAAAACTTCTCCATCTATTGGAAGCGTGGAAAGATGCTGCTAGGATTTAAGAACGTGGGAATCCTTATTCTTGTAGCTTTATTTACAAGCATATTTATGGGAACGATGGTGGCCTTCGTGGTTACCCGGTTTCAATTCAGATTTAGGAAATTGCTGCTTGGGATGTATGTGTTTGCTGCCGTGCTGCCCAGCACTACAACGGCGATTGCAACCTTTACAATTATCAAAAGCCTGCATCTCTACAATACGCTAACCGCTGGACTCGTGTTGTACTCGGCTGCTGGAGTTCTTGATATTTATATGTTTATGCAATTCATGTACAAGATTCCGACCGAATTGGATCAAAGCGCGCGAGTCGAGGGCGCCTCATACTGGCGTGTCTATTGGTCTCTTATTTTACCATTGATGCGTCCAGCCATCGCCACAATCAGTATTTTGAAGGTTGTCGGCATTTATAACGATTTTTTCGTTCCAACCGTTTACATGCCTTCATCCAAGTTATCTACGATTACGAGCGGCTTGATGCTGTTCACCCAAGATCGCTTATCCCAGTGGAACGTTCTTTCTGCTGGTATTATCGCTGTTCTGCTTCCAACCCTGATTATTTATCTACTGGCGCAAAGATTCATTATCTCTGGGGTTACGGACGGTGCTGTGAAATCTTAA
- a CDS encoding GGDEF domain-containing protein, with the protein MKYRGRIITACLILPIHTAYIIYYYIRDGRVDIADLSAYPLFIIIAYWAGLQYDKAVYYSNMDALTNLYNRRFIISAFGKIKSQVQRVKSRMFLLLIDCDKFKEINDTYGHAKGDAVLASIAKTLTASTRPRDLIARWGGDEFVIIGHYKDEEKVLQVILNLLETQLLEVADKFDFPVTVSIGTAIFPDDGQDLDQLLRIADENMYTCKRVKKTDFHP; encoded by the coding sequence GTGAAATACCGAGGAAGAATCATAACGGCTTGCCTGATTTTACCGATTCACACGGCTTACATTATTTATTATTACATCCGTGATGGCCGCGTGGATATTGCAGACCTCTCCGCCTATCCGCTCTTTATTATTATTGCCTACTGGGCTGGCCTTCAATATGACAAAGCGGTCTATTATTCCAATATGGATGCACTAACCAATCTTTATAATCGTCGATTCATCATAAGCGCGTTTGGAAAAATTAAATCTCAAGTTCAGCGAGTAAAAAGTCGTATGTTCCTCCTCCTCATCGACTGTGATAAATTCAAGGAGATTAATGATACATACGGACATGCCAAAGGGGATGCGGTACTGGCCTCCATCGCGAAAACCCTAACCGCGTCCACTCGTCCACGTGATCTCATCGCACGTTGGGGTGGAGACGAATTCGTTATTATCGGTCACTACAAAGACGAAGAAAAAGTTCTCCAAGTCATTTTGAACCTGTTGGAAACACAGCTATTGGAGGTTGCAGACAAGTTCGACTTCCCCGTCACTGTCTCGATTGGAACTGCGATCTTCCCTGATGACGGACAAGATTTGGACCAACTGCTGCGGATCGCTGATGAGAACATGTACACCTGCAAGCGGGTTAAAAAAACTGATTTTCACCCCTAA
- a CDS encoding EAL domain-containing protein, with amino-acid sequence MRWTHSELGSIEPSVFIPLAEQTGVIVELGEWILGEACRQARYWQCDGNPNLTIAINISIRQFKSPNFSSRVLEILDEVDFDPAFLELEVTESMMQNLSESISILSELRSKGVKISIDDFGTGYSSLSILRHLPADFLKIDRSFTQELTADTPSDSIVKLIIDIGHSMNLQVICEGIEQLQELSILQQYGCDIGQGFYFHRPSSPEEIGLLLSRKSLV; translated from the coding sequence ATGCGTTGGACACATTCGGAACTAGGGTCGATCGAGCCATCCGTCTTCATCCCGCTAGCCGAACAGACCGGTGTTATCGTTGAACTGGGCGAATGGATCCTTGGGGAGGCATGCAGGCAGGCGCGTTACTGGCAGTGCGATGGAAATCCCAATCTAACGATAGCTATTAATATCTCGATCCGCCAGTTTAAATCGCCAAATTTTTCCTCGAGGGTCCTAGAAATCCTGGATGAGGTGGATTTCGACCCCGCTTTCTTGGAGTTGGAAGTCACGGAGAGTATGATGCAGAACCTGAGCGAATCGATCTCAATACTTAGTGAACTCCGGAGCAAAGGGGTGAAAATTTCGATTGATGACTTCGGAACGGGTTACTCTTCACTCAGTATTTTGCGGCACCTACCCGCGGATTTTCTTAAGATTGATCGGTCATTTACACAGGAATTAACAGCCGACACCCCCTCTGATTCAATAGTCAAGCTTATCATCGATATCGGCCACAGTATGAACTTACAAGTCATCTGTGAAGGCATCGAACAATTGCAGGAGTTGAGTATACTCCAGCAATACGGCTGTGATATCGGGCAAGGTTTTTACTTTCACCGCCCCTCTTCCCCAGAGGAAATAGGTCTTTTACTTAGCCGTAAGTCCCTTGTATGA
- a CDS encoding GGDEF domain-containing protein: MKLPKTWTKRIMHIAPNIVILLSAFSLTMNMISSVNSSRGLVLALSFTGFIFASILVKSIPYKYVLAAIAYLAFFNALPELSFDKLVSVMYLSLVLLAFLLPSSLPTFFAAGFYLYITPIYWSEEPVEMIRTMMVGVIVNMILYSLLAFYFRNLKEENSINVELNLQLNQAFGELENIAYYDTLTKLPNRELLKERMDTELSKETPLAVMFLDLDHFKNVNDMMGHNAGDQMLQDVARRLNETVGHSCFISRYSGDEFILLLSYKQQEEIETLAERLIRSFRNPFWIYQKQFYTTPSIGISLYPEDAHDAETLIQYADKAMYSVKRSEKNGFRFFSAIRSTELLRQVKLENDLRSAVSKGEIIVHYQPLVEISTGRIRGWRR; this comes from the coding sequence ATGAAACTGCCAAAGACTTGGACGAAACGCATTATGCATATTGCGCCGAATATAGTCATCCTGCTCTCTGCGTTTTCTCTTACTATGAATATGATCAGCTCCGTTAACAGTTCGCGAGGTCTTGTCCTTGCCCTCTCCTTTACTGGTTTCATCTTTGCCTCAATCCTTGTCAAATCGATCCCTTATAAGTACGTGCTAGCGGCAATCGCTTATCTCGCATTCTTCAACGCACTGCCCGAATTATCGTTTGATAAGTTGGTCAGTGTCATGTACCTATCGCTTGTCCTTCTTGCATTTCTGCTGCCATCGTCCTTACCAACGTTCTTCGCCGCGGGATTTTATCTATATATCACTCCAATTTATTGGAGCGAAGAGCCGGTGGAGATGATTCGTACTATGATGGTCGGTGTCATCGTAAATATGATCCTCTATTCGCTTCTGGCTTTTTACTTCCGGAACTTGAAAGAAGAGAACTCGATCAATGTAGAGTTAAACCTGCAGCTCAATCAAGCGTTTGGCGAGCTTGAAAATATCGCCTACTACGATACGCTTACTAAGCTTCCAAACCGAGAATTGCTCAAGGAGCGTATGGATACGGAGTTGTCCAAAGAAACGCCACTGGCCGTTATGTTTCTAGACCTCGACCACTTTAAGAACGTCAACGACATGATGGGTCACAATGCGGGAGACCAGATGTTGCAGGACGTAGCAAGACGTCTTAACGAAACGGTCGGCCATTCTTGCTTCATTTCCCGCTATTCTGGAGACGAATTCATACTGCTACTCTCCTACAAGCAGCAGGAGGAGATCGAAACATTGGCGGAGCGGCTCATCCGCTCGTTCCGCAATCCATTTTGGATATATCAAAAGCAGTTCTATACGACACCAAGTATCGGCATCAGCCTGTATCCCGAAGATGCGCACGATGCTGAAACACTGATCCAATACGCCGACAAGGCGATGTACAGTGTTAAGCGCAGTGAGAAAAATGGGTTTCGTTTCTTCTCCGCTATTAGGAGCACAGAGTTGCTACGTCAAGTAAAGCTTGAGAACGATCTCCGGAGCGCAGTGAGTAAGGGGGAGATAATCGTTCACTACCAGCCGCTGGTGGAGATAAGCACGGGGAGAATTAGGGGTTGGAGGCGTTGA
- a CDS encoding S-layer homology domain-containing protein translates to MYRKVSAILLSFSLVIPTFSSAAPVLAASAEETPSSVVATFADMNGHWANDAVVKFAQAHIVTGYDDQKFHPNEPVTRAEFVTFLNRVFRFAGNGTSSFSDVKPSDWYMDSVSKATQAGLIEGYPDGRFLPDEPILRQDAVLLLTRAFQIGSRAQDSISGFHDAVDIDDYAKSAMASLTSEGYVTGDEDHNLHPKRAMTRAETVELLNRMIVWMSPDYGDLKTKEIKGNVIINRPGTALQDMKIDGNLYVTEGVGEGEATFSNITVSGDTFVHGGGTHSVIFHKSNLSRVLLSKKNHLVRLALNENSSADIVEVTDPSIVEVASGATVKELHIGEAAGGSKIVNNGTIGHLKVGAAGVTVNDKPASIEKDGDKNVLVLEAKKESHSGHDYTSGKLTSQMKGDWTYGKFEVRAKLPVTQREIAKELGSSRSYVSRIEKRSLMKLYHEFIRRSDEAGEITIRDL, encoded by the coding sequence GTGTATCGGAAAGTAAGTGCTATACTCTTAAGCTTCAGTCTTGTTATTCCTACCTTCTCTTCGGCAGCACCAGTCTTGGCCGCTTCTGCAGAAGAAACGCCGTCATCGGTAGTTGCTACTTTCGCGGATATGAATGGTCACTGGGCGAATGATGCTGTCGTGAAATTTGCACAGGCTCATATTGTAACCGGTTACGACGATCAAAAGTTTCACCCAAATGAGCCGGTAACACGTGCTGAATTTGTCACATTTCTGAACCGAGTGTTTCGGTTTGCGGGTAATGGCACATCCTCGTTTTCGGATGTAAAACCATCTGATTGGTACATGGATTCCGTATCCAAAGCCACTCAGGCTGGGTTGATCGAAGGGTATCCGGACGGGAGGTTCCTTCCCGATGAGCCGATTCTGCGTCAAGATGCCGTGCTTTTGCTTACTCGGGCCTTTCAAATTGGCAGTCGAGCCCAGGATTCGATTTCTGGTTTCCATGATGCTGTAGATATTGATGATTATGCCAAATCAGCCATGGCCAGTTTAACATCGGAAGGATATGTAACTGGGGATGAAGATCACAATTTGCATCCAAAGCGTGCTATGACGCGTGCTGAAACCGTCGAGTTGCTGAATCGGATGATTGTCTGGATGAGCCCGGATTACGGCGATCTCAAAACGAAGGAAATCAAAGGGAATGTGATCATTAATCGCCCAGGTACGGCACTTCAAGATATGAAAATTGATGGGAATCTTTATGTTACAGAAGGAGTAGGCGAAGGGGAGGCCACCTTTAGTAACATTACGGTTTCAGGTGACACATTTGTTCATGGAGGCGGGACGCATTCCGTCATATTTCATAAGTCGAATCTGTCTCGAGTGCTCTTGAGCAAGAAGAATCATCTTGTGAGGCTTGCTTTAAACGAGAATTCTTCGGCTGACATCGTCGAGGTCACAGATCCGTCTATTGTGGAAGTAGCTTCAGGTGCTACAGTGAAGGAATTACATATTGGAGAAGCGGCGGGTGGCTCCAAAATCGTGAACAACGGCACGATTGGTCATTTGAAGGTAGGGGCTGCTGGTGTGACGGTTAACGATAAACCGGCAAGCATTGAGAAAGACGGCGACAAAAACGTACTTGTTCTGGAGGCAAAAAAAGAATCTCACTCGGGTCACGACTACACATCGGGTAAGCTGACTTCCCAAATGAAAGGCGACTGGACTTACGGGAAGTTCGAAGTTCGAGCAAAGTTGCCTGTCACGCAGAGGGAGATCGCGAAGGAGCTGGGGAGCTCTCGGAGCTATGTATCGCGCATTGAGAAGCGGTCGCTGATGAAGCTTTATCATGAGTTTATAAGGCGAAGCGATGAAGCAGGTGAAATAACTATAAGAGATTTATAA